From Anopheles arabiensis isolate DONGOLA chromosome 3, AaraD3, whole genome shotgun sequence, a single genomic window includes:
- the LOC120903679 gene encoding uncharacterized protein LOC120903679 isoform X1, translating to MLLCLLILVSVAVPSTLSTSDLPIPTGIPYRARMLPYERTSVDDCELRYFRSVYPDQFISSGSPAFPGEFAHITAIGWTQPDGTVQWKCGGSLIWESYILTAAHCYADPDTNLPPDVIRIGDLNLFDADDDEFVQERKIVQMIRHPLHNASTVYYDLALLKLDKKVIQSEGVIPTCLWLDDSIPFSTLEVAGWGQTGFGKEKSNMLLKAELKLMTNTDCAKYNNKRTQRRLGSDLADHQLCAWDEVMDTCPGDSGGPLHYNLYYKHTKIPFLVGVTSFGKACAVSQPGVYVKVAKFKQWIIETLQEQGEQVTAFMFEPLACASRNSYTRATFDRKFDERMYVTSVQMLWPHQPPPDACAGILAEPDAVVTLAQCVTFNGTYPSRVKLFDSEVIDITEIIVHPNYTKQADRIYNNIAVLKLKTFSHFRPQCILYGFSDYNKYQLPGFTPVSHGNNHLEVIRNDDPALVKVMLYENQTCNLTSRGLQDDHFCFGNKEFLVPGACNLVLGGAIYNLVEQQPYGLHLFGRDCVFGEPSVGLRLGFYKPWLESIFLPKKSNGETSHTSDVLTFIDTDLFRGYRCSYSNGDVGICVPVTDCSSILYVEKMQRRVIFCRSTGVICCPSKLLTRHPSEIETEFNDCEARYQHLRKERGDKWKADKSLQYSHTASIGWHQETGLKFECLGYLISTRGVVTAASCLQKQPTDPTIVRLGEQGWNSEQANLSYGLIEVTAIHPLYDESSLEHDIAVIKLKEAITPHVHLFPACLWQNTTHLPVTQIILNNESGEFEDIHPLYKTDCEKRLNLSITKPEIVCMNVDYEPCTLTNRVYLEYSFLNCLKIHQDKVTTVVSNRHCYQAGNPIVWREEYETEEPTDYLVSLYSHGDCNAQISLRIVRRVAFYVEWFAKVLK from the exons ATGTTACTGTGTCTGTTAATATTGgtgagcgttgcagttccaTCTACTCTGTCTACATCAGACTTGCCGATACCAACAGGTATTCCCTACAGGGCACGAATGCTACCGTACGAGAGAACATCTGTAGACG ATTGCGAGTTGCGATATTTTAGAAGTGTTTACCCGGATCAGTTCATTTCATCCGGATCGCCAGCATTTCCTGGTGAGTTTGCTCACATAACGGCTATCGGTTGGACACAGCCAGACGGTACCGTTCAGTGGAAGTGCGGGGGATCGTTGATATGGGAGAGCTATATTCTCACTGCAGCACACTGCTACGCCGATCCGGACAC AAATCTTCCACCGGATGTAATTCGAATAGGTGATCTCAATCTCTTTGACGCTGACGATGATGAATTTGTACAGGAGAGGAAAATCGTACAAATGATACGACACCCGCTGCACAATGCATCCACCGTTTACTATGACCTTGCGCTGTTGAAGCTGGATAAAAAAGTTAT CCAAAGCGAAGGAGTTATCCCAACCTGTCTGTGGTTGGACGACAGCATACCGTTCTCAACGCTTGAGGTTGCTGGATGGGGTCAAACCGGATTTg GTAAGGAGAAGTCAAATATGCTTCTGAAAGCAGAGCTGAAATTGATGACAAATACAGATTGTGCAAAGTATAACAATAAACGCACTCAACGTCGACTGGGTAGTGACCTAGCTGATCACCAACTGTGCGCCTGGGATGAGGTAATGGACACATGCCCG GGAGATTCTGGAGGACCGCTACATTATAATCTGTACTATAAGCACACGAAAATTCCGTTTCTTGTTGGGGTAACGTCGTTTGGTAAGGCGTGCGCAGTTTCGCAGCCCGGTGTGTACGTAAAGGTTGCTAAATTCAAACAATGGATAATAGAAACGCTACAAGAGCAAGGTGAACAAGTGACGGCCTTCATGTTCGAGCCGCTGGCCTGCGCTTCAAGAAATTCCTATACGCGAGCAACATTTGATCGAAAATTCGATGAAAGGATGTATGTCACGAGTGTTCAAATGCTGTGGCCGCATCAACCACCTCCCGACGCATGTGCTGGTATTCTAGCAGAACCTGATGCAGTTGTAACATTGGCGCAATGTGTCACCTTCAATGG GACTTATCCATCCCGTGTGAAGTTGTTTGATTCGGAAGTGATTGATATAACGGAAATTATTGTGCATCCAAACTACACAAAACAAGCGGACCGCATCTACAACAATATTGCAGTTCTTAAGCTTAAGACCTTCTCACACTTTCGCCCACAGTGCATACTCTATGGTTTTAGCGATTATAATAAGTATCAATTGCCTGGTTTCACCCCGGTTTCACATGGCAACAATCACCTTGAAG TTATTCGCAACGATGATCCAGCGCTTGTGAAGGTCATGTTATATGAAAATCAGACGTGCAATCTGACTTCCCGAGGCCTTCAAGAcgatcatttttgttttggaaacaAAGAGTTTCTTGTTCCGGGTGCGTGCAATCTAGTTCTGGGTGGTGCAATTTATAATTTGGTAGAGCAGCAACCGTATGGATTGCATCTTTTTGGGCGTGATTGTGTATTCGGAGAACCTTCGGTGGGTTTACGGCTTGGATTCTACAAACCATGGTTGGAGTCAATCTTTCTGCCTAAGAAAAGCAATGGAGAAACTTCCCACACTTCTGATGTACTGACTTTCATTGACACAGACCTGTTTAGAGGTTATCGATGCAGCTACTCAAATGGAGACGTGGGTATATGCGTGCCGGTTACCGACTGCTCTTCTATACTATATGTGGAAAAGATGCAAAGGAGAGTTATTTTTTGCAGAAGCACTGGGGTGATCTGTTGCCCAAGCAAGCTTCTGACAAGACACCCATCTGAAATAGAGACAGAATTTAACGATTGTGAAGCACGATACCAACACTTGAGGAAGGAGCGAGGGGATAAATGGAAAGCAGATAAGTCGCTTCAGTATTCACACACG GCTTCGATAGGATGGCATCAAGAGACAGGTTTGAAGTTCGAATGCTTGGGATATCTCATCAGCACCCGCGGTGTAGTAACGGCCGCATCATGTTTGCAGAAGCAACCTACCGATCCAACGATTGTACGTCTGGGCGAGCAAGGATGGAACAGTGAGCAGGCTAATCTCAGTTATGGACTGATTGAAGTCACAGCTATCCATCCATTGTATGATGAATCATCGTTAGAGCACGACATTGCGGTGATAAAGCTAAAGGAAGCCATCACACCACACGTACACTTGTTTCCGGCGTGCTTGTGGCAAAATACAACCCATTTACCAGTGACACAAATCATACTAAATAATG AGTCTGGTGAGTTTGAAGACATACATCCGTTGTACAAAACGGACTGCGAAAAACGGTTAAATCTCTCAATAACCAAACCGGAAATAGTTTGCATGAATGTTGATTATGAACCCTGTACGTTAACAAATCGAGTGTATCTTGAGTATTCATTCCTGAATTGCCTTAAGATACATCAGGATAAGGTTACAACTGTTGTTAGCAACCGTCATTGCTACCAAGCAGGCAATCCAATAGTATGGAGAGAAGAATACGAAACCGAAGAGCCAACAGATTATCTGGTTAGCTTATACAGTCATGGGGACTGCAATGCCCAAATCTCCTTGCGCATTGTTCGACGTGTTGCGTTCTATGTTGAATGGTTTGCCAAAGTGCTCAAATAA
- the LOC120903679 gene encoding uncharacterized protein LOC120903679 isoform X2, protein MLLCLLILVSVAVPSTLSTSDLPIPTGIPYRARMLPYERTSVDDCELRYFRSVYPDQFISSGSPAFPAHCYADPDTNLPPDVIRIGDLNLFDADDDEFVQERKIVQMIRHPLHNASTVYYDLALLKLDKKVIQSEGVIPTCLWLDDSIPFSTLEVAGWGQTGFGKEKSNMLLKAELKLMTNTDCAKYNNKRTQRRLGSDLADHQLCAWDEVMDTCPGDSGGPLHYNLYYKHTKIPFLVGVTSFGKACAVSQPGVYVKVAKFKQWIIETLQEQGEQVTAFMFEPLACASRNSYTRATFDRKFDERMYVTSVQMLWPHQPPPDACAGILAEPDAVVTLAQCVTFNGTYPSRVKLFDSEVIDITEIIVHPNYTKQADRIYNNIAVLKLKTFSHFRPQCILYGFSDYNKYQLPGFTPVSHGNNHLEVIRNDDPALVKVMLYENQTCNLTSRGLQDDHFCFGNKEFLVPGACNLVLGGAIYNLVEQQPYGLHLFGRDCVFGEPSVGLRLGFYKPWLESIFLPKKSNGETSHTSDVLTFIDTDLFRGYRCSYSNGDVGICVPVTDCSSILYVEKMQRRVIFCRSTGVICCPSKLLTRHPSEIETEFNDCEARYQHLRKERGDKWKADKSLQYSHTASIGWHQETGLKFECLGYLISTRGVVTAASCLQKQPTDPTIVRLGEQGWNSEQANLSYGLIEVTAIHPLYDESSLEHDIAVIKLKEAITPHVHLFPACLWQNTTHLPVTQIILNNESGEFEDIHPLYKTDCEKRLNLSITKPEIVCMNVDYEPCTLTNRVYLEYSFLNCLKIHQDKVTTVVSNRHCYQAGNPIVWREEYETEEPTDYLVSLYSHGDCNAQISLRIVRRVAFYVEWFAKVLK, encoded by the exons ATGTTACTGTGTCTGTTAATATTGgtgagcgttgcagttccaTCTACTCTGTCTACATCAGACTTGCCGATACCAACAGGTATTCCCTACAGGGCACGAATGCTACCGTACGAGAGAACATCTGTAGACG ATTGCGAGTTGCGATATTTTAGAAGTGTTTACCCGGATCAGTTCATTTCATCCGGATCGCCAGCATTTCCTG CACACTGCTACGCCGATCCGGACAC AAATCTTCCACCGGATGTAATTCGAATAGGTGATCTCAATCTCTTTGACGCTGACGATGATGAATTTGTACAGGAGAGGAAAATCGTACAAATGATACGACACCCGCTGCACAATGCATCCACCGTTTACTATGACCTTGCGCTGTTGAAGCTGGATAAAAAAGTTAT CCAAAGCGAAGGAGTTATCCCAACCTGTCTGTGGTTGGACGACAGCATACCGTTCTCAACGCTTGAGGTTGCTGGATGGGGTCAAACCGGATTTg GTAAGGAGAAGTCAAATATGCTTCTGAAAGCAGAGCTGAAATTGATGACAAATACAGATTGTGCAAAGTATAACAATAAACGCACTCAACGTCGACTGGGTAGTGACCTAGCTGATCACCAACTGTGCGCCTGGGATGAGGTAATGGACACATGCCCG GGAGATTCTGGAGGACCGCTACATTATAATCTGTACTATAAGCACACGAAAATTCCGTTTCTTGTTGGGGTAACGTCGTTTGGTAAGGCGTGCGCAGTTTCGCAGCCCGGTGTGTACGTAAAGGTTGCTAAATTCAAACAATGGATAATAGAAACGCTACAAGAGCAAGGTGAACAAGTGACGGCCTTCATGTTCGAGCCGCTGGCCTGCGCTTCAAGAAATTCCTATACGCGAGCAACATTTGATCGAAAATTCGATGAAAGGATGTATGTCACGAGTGTTCAAATGCTGTGGCCGCATCAACCACCTCCCGACGCATGTGCTGGTATTCTAGCAGAACCTGATGCAGTTGTAACATTGGCGCAATGTGTCACCTTCAATGG GACTTATCCATCCCGTGTGAAGTTGTTTGATTCGGAAGTGATTGATATAACGGAAATTATTGTGCATCCAAACTACACAAAACAAGCGGACCGCATCTACAACAATATTGCAGTTCTTAAGCTTAAGACCTTCTCACACTTTCGCCCACAGTGCATACTCTATGGTTTTAGCGATTATAATAAGTATCAATTGCCTGGTTTCACCCCGGTTTCACATGGCAACAATCACCTTGAAG TTATTCGCAACGATGATCCAGCGCTTGTGAAGGTCATGTTATATGAAAATCAGACGTGCAATCTGACTTCCCGAGGCCTTCAAGAcgatcatttttgttttggaaacaAAGAGTTTCTTGTTCCGGGTGCGTGCAATCTAGTTCTGGGTGGTGCAATTTATAATTTGGTAGAGCAGCAACCGTATGGATTGCATCTTTTTGGGCGTGATTGTGTATTCGGAGAACCTTCGGTGGGTTTACGGCTTGGATTCTACAAACCATGGTTGGAGTCAATCTTTCTGCCTAAGAAAAGCAATGGAGAAACTTCCCACACTTCTGATGTACTGACTTTCATTGACACAGACCTGTTTAGAGGTTATCGATGCAGCTACTCAAATGGAGACGTGGGTATATGCGTGCCGGTTACCGACTGCTCTTCTATACTATATGTGGAAAAGATGCAAAGGAGAGTTATTTTTTGCAGAAGCACTGGGGTGATCTGTTGCCCAAGCAAGCTTCTGACAAGACACCCATCTGAAATAGAGACAGAATTTAACGATTGTGAAGCACGATACCAACACTTGAGGAAGGAGCGAGGGGATAAATGGAAAGCAGATAAGTCGCTTCAGTATTCACACACG GCTTCGATAGGATGGCATCAAGAGACAGGTTTGAAGTTCGAATGCTTGGGATATCTCATCAGCACCCGCGGTGTAGTAACGGCCGCATCATGTTTGCAGAAGCAACCTACCGATCCAACGATTGTACGTCTGGGCGAGCAAGGATGGAACAGTGAGCAGGCTAATCTCAGTTATGGACTGATTGAAGTCACAGCTATCCATCCATTGTATGATGAATCATCGTTAGAGCACGACATTGCGGTGATAAAGCTAAAGGAAGCCATCACACCACACGTACACTTGTTTCCGGCGTGCTTGTGGCAAAATACAACCCATTTACCAGTGACACAAATCATACTAAATAATG AGTCTGGTGAGTTTGAAGACATACATCCGTTGTACAAAACGGACTGCGAAAAACGGTTAAATCTCTCAATAACCAAACCGGAAATAGTTTGCATGAATGTTGATTATGAACCCTGTACGTTAACAAATCGAGTGTATCTTGAGTATTCATTCCTGAATTGCCTTAAGATACATCAGGATAAGGTTACAACTGTTGTTAGCAACCGTCATTGCTACCAAGCAGGCAATCCAATAGTATGGAGAGAAGAATACGAAACCGAAGAGCCAACAGATTATCTGGTTAGCTTATACAGTCATGGGGACTGCAATGCCCAAATCTCCTTGCGCATTGTTCGACGTGTTGCGTTCTATGTTGAATGGTTTGCCAAAGTGCTCAAATAA